The Microbacterium paraoxydans genome includes a window with the following:
- a CDS encoding ABC transporter permease subunit: MLQGAIAGLAAGGLYAVLGVCLTLMSRLVRVVNFAQAATGMFGAFTAVWFVREIGLPIWLGSILGVLVAGVLAAAIGFIAATWLSEASTTTRSAMTVGPLLLLISLSFILFGNKPQPFTPIIAGPAFSFGGVVISQVTVATVAMAVVTAVAVRIVLRRTRVGTQLRALSERPTTAELLGIRSRPLSIAVWFVTGIISAIAIIIVAPSQSNDATSLSMLIVPAAAAALLGGFRRLDLAVVGGLLLGVLGGLVAQIDEVALVRNFLPFLFIVVLLLWTQRKEVWDAAR, translated from the coding sequence ATGCTCCAAGGCGCCATCGCCGGTCTCGCCGCCGGCGGCCTCTACGCCGTCCTCGGCGTCTGCCTCACCCTCATGTCGCGCCTCGTGCGCGTGGTGAACTTCGCCCAGGCCGCGACCGGCATGTTCGGCGCGTTCACCGCCGTGTGGTTCGTCCGCGAGATCGGGCTGCCCATCTGGCTGGGCTCGATCCTCGGCGTCCTCGTCGCGGGCGTGCTCGCCGCGGCCATCGGGTTCATCGCCGCGACCTGGCTGTCGGAGGCCTCGACGACGACCCGCTCTGCCATGACGGTCGGCCCGCTCCTCCTGCTCATCTCGCTGTCGTTCATCCTGTTCGGCAACAAGCCGCAGCCCTTCACCCCGATCATCGCCGGCCCCGCGTTCTCCTTCGGCGGCGTGGTGATCAGCCAGGTCACCGTCGCGACGGTGGCGATGGCCGTCGTCACCGCCGTCGCCGTCCGCATCGTGCTGCGCCGCACCCGGGTCGGCACCCAGCTGCGCGCGCTGTCGGAGCGGCCGACCACGGCGGAGTTGCTCGGCATCCGCTCCCGGCCGCTGTCGATCGCCGTCTGGTTCGTCACCGGGATCATCAGCGCCATCGCGATCATCATCGTCGCGCCCTCGCAGTCGAACGACGCCACGAGCCTGTCCATGCTCATCGTCCCCGCCGCGGCGGCCGCGCTCCTCGGCGGCTTCCGCCGGCTCGACCTCGCCGTCGTCGGCGGGCTGCTCCTCGGCGTCCTCGGCGGACTCGTCGCGCAGATCGACGAAGTGGCGCTCGTGCGCAACTTCCTGCCGTTCCTGTTCATCGTCGTCCTGTTGCTGTGGACGCAACGCAAGGAGGTGTGGGATGCCGCTCGCTGA
- a CDS encoding nuclear transport factor 2 family protein, translating into MSNADLIREHYAANDRGDLDGMLAPFAADIEWTEAAGFPYAGTYIGPDAVAENVFGRIQEEWDDYTVAIDEVVDGGDVVVGIGTYSGTYKRTGRFFAARVAHVWRVAGGEIVAFEQFTDTELVNRALRAPSTSTDTQPSS; encoded by the coding sequence ATGAGCAACGCAGACCTCATCCGCGAGCACTACGCCGCCAACGACCGCGGCGACCTGGACGGCATGCTCGCGCCCTTCGCGGCCGACATCGAGTGGACGGAGGCCGCCGGGTTCCCCTACGCCGGGACCTACATCGGCCCGGACGCGGTCGCCGAGAACGTCTTCGGCCGCATCCAGGAGGAGTGGGACGACTACACCGTCGCGATCGACGAGGTCGTCGACGGCGGCGACGTCGTGGTCGGCATCGGCACCTACTCCGGCACCTACAAGCGCACCGGGCGGTTCTTCGCCGCCCGGGTGGCCCACGTCTGGCGCGTGGCGGGCGGCGAGATCGTCGCCTTCGAGCAGTTCACCGACACGGAGCTCGTGAACCGCGCCCTGCGCGCGCCGTCGACGAGCACCGACACCCAGCCTTCGAGCTGA
- a CDS encoding MoaF C-terminal domain-containing protein, translating into MTDISTDPALDEWRTYDEFAAGIDTFRLPSTTLAGTALSLTLDDDTTLALRFDEDSVTWEGLGSSGRDPYDAVRVRDDVVFVNIPFETREREALTVVFSTTTHRATVIRSRIAAEAVEGTPQVGQDFWAATTDAGPATGEVPGPSRDLIGKRNIYRYSPHHLYEHVYVSSQRYAWQCLEGVQRGHGDMDLSTVWKFADGLYLFCFREFRIAVASVWLHDLGYQLMTTGIFLGLNGDGESEHSRAGGHIYPLGAVAYPDAQPV; encoded by the coding sequence ATGACCGACATCTCCACCGACCCCGCTCTGGACGAATGGCGCACGTACGACGAGTTCGCCGCGGGCATCGACACCTTCCGCCTGCCGAGCACGACGCTCGCCGGAACCGCGCTCTCGCTCACCCTCGATGACGACACCACGCTCGCGCTCCGCTTCGACGAGGACTCCGTGACCTGGGAGGGACTGGGCTCCTCGGGACGCGACCCGTACGACGCGGTCCGCGTGCGCGACGACGTCGTCTTCGTGAACATCCCCTTCGAGACCCGCGAGCGCGAAGCCCTCACCGTCGTCTTCTCCACCACGACCCACCGCGCCACCGTCATCCGCTCCCGCATCGCGGCGGAGGCCGTCGAGGGCACGCCGCAGGTCGGGCAGGACTTCTGGGCCGCGACCACCGACGCCGGCCCCGCGACCGGAGAGGTCCCCGGTCCGAGCCGCGACCTCATCGGCAAGCGGAACATCTACCGCTACAGCCCCCACCACCTGTACGAGCACGTCTACGTCTCCAGCCAGCGCTACGCGTGGCAGTGCCTCGAGGGCGTCCAGCGCGGTCACGGCGACATGGACCTCTCCACGGTGTGGAAGTTCGCGGACGGCCTCTACCTGTTCTGCTTCCGCGAGTTCCGGATCGCGGTGGCGAGCGTCTGGCTCCACGACCTCGGCTACCAGCTCATGACGACGGGGATCTTCCTCGGACTCAACGGCGACGGCGAGTCCGAGCACTCCCGCGCCGGCGGGCACATCTACCCCCTGGGCGCCGTCGCCTACCCGGACGCGCAGCCCGTCTGA
- a CDS encoding branched-chain amino acid ABC transporter ATP-binding protein/permease, with translation MPLADRPWFRITWPFAVAVVGIGVGALLSAALPGYFVFLAISAVTAAIAILGLGIVTGSAGMIALCQLTFAAVGAWIVSLLNVMQAPGGFLVWLVLGGVAAGLVGILVGLPALRLRGVNLAVVTLGFAAAADVTLVQIQFPGSADGIAIERPALFGSDREFFFLSIVVLAVCGLAVFFLQRGRWGASWKAVAFSERGTAAAGQSVRTAKLTAFAVSAALGGISGGLLAGQVQLPFASSFTPLQSLALYVLAIMSGAHLIDMAIFGGLLWVLVPELLKRWGVPQDWGFVVFGVLGVQALTSGTNLGQGIRNLLYRRADRRTATAELTALPPDAGTEATAITTTTTATVDEAALDGAPVLTVDGLTVQFGALKALDDVSFTVPAASIMGLIGPNGAGKSTFVDAISGFLPQHEGRVLLGDRDLAGLSPTRRARLGLRRTFQQDRVPPALTVGGYVRFVARRRLAAADIDEVLAFFGCPPARARLSSVDVGTRRLVEVAANVAARPRLLILDEPAAGLSHEEHLALAARLRELPGRYGVALIIIEHDLDLVRSVCPTLTVLDFGRVLASGPQAEVLANPDVVKAYMGETELLK, from the coding sequence ATGCCGCTCGCTGACCGCCCCTGGTTCCGGATCACCTGGCCGTTCGCCGTCGCCGTCGTCGGCATCGGCGTCGGCGCGCTCCTCAGCGCCGCCCTTCCCGGCTACTTCGTCTTCCTCGCGATCAGCGCCGTCACGGCCGCGATCGCGATCCTCGGCCTCGGCATCGTCACCGGCTCGGCCGGCATGATCGCCCTCTGCCAGCTCACGTTCGCCGCGGTCGGGGCGTGGATCGTCTCGCTGCTGAACGTGATGCAGGCGCCGGGCGGCTTCCTCGTCTGGCTCGTGCTCGGCGGTGTCGCGGCCGGACTCGTCGGCATCCTCGTCGGGCTCCCCGCCCTGCGGCTGCGCGGGGTGAACCTCGCGGTGGTGACGCTCGGCTTCGCCGCGGCGGCCGACGTCACGCTCGTGCAGATCCAGTTCCCCGGCTCCGCGGACGGCATCGCGATCGAGCGCCCGGCGCTGTTCGGGAGCGACCGGGAGTTCTTCTTCCTCTCCATCGTCGTGCTCGCCGTCTGCGGTCTGGCGGTGTTCTTCCTGCAGCGCGGACGGTGGGGCGCGAGCTGGAAGGCCGTCGCGTTCTCCGAGCGGGGCACGGCCGCGGCCGGGCAGAGCGTGCGCACCGCGAAGCTCACGGCGTTCGCGGTGTCGGCGGCCCTCGGCGGCATCTCCGGTGGGCTGCTCGCCGGTCAGGTGCAGCTCCCCTTCGCCTCGAGCTTCACACCGCTGCAGTCCCTCGCCCTGTACGTGCTGGCCATCATGTCCGGCGCGCACCTCATCGATATGGCCATCTTCGGCGGACTGCTCTGGGTGCTCGTGCCGGAGCTGCTCAAGCGCTGGGGCGTGCCGCAGGACTGGGGCTTCGTCGTGTTCGGCGTGCTGGGGGTGCAGGCGCTCACGAGCGGCACGAACCTCGGCCAGGGCATCCGCAACCTCCTGTACCGACGGGCCGACCGGCGCACGGCCACCGCAGAGCTCACGGCGCTCCCGCCCGACGCGGGGACCGAGGCGACGGCGATCACCACGACCACGACGGCCACCGTCGACGAGGCGGCCCTCGACGGCGCCCCGGTGCTCACGGTCGACGGCCTGACCGTGCAGTTCGGGGCGCTCAAGGCCCTCGACGACGTCTCGTTCACGGTGCCCGCCGCCTCGATCATGGGGCTCATCGGTCCGAACGGCGCCGGGAAGTCGACCTTCGTCGACGCCATCAGCGGCTTCCTCCCCCAGCACGAGGGCCGCGTGCTCCTCGGCGACCGCGACCTCGCCGGGCTCTCCCCCACCCGGCGCGCGCGACTCGGACTGCGACGGACCTTCCAGCAGGACCGCGTGCCTCCGGCGCTGACCGTGGGTGGCTACGTGCGCTTCGTGGCCAGACGGCGGCTCGCCGCGGCGGACATCGACGAGGTCCTCGCGTTCTTCGGGTGCCCGCCGGCCCGGGCGCGCCTCTCGAGCGTCGACGTCGGCACCCGGCGGCTCGTGGAGGTCGCGGCGAACGTCGCCGCCCGCCCGCGCCTGCTCATCCTCGACGAGCCCGCCGCCGGCCTCTCGCACGAGGAGCATCTGGCGCTCGCTGCTCGCCTCCGCGAACTTCCCGGGCGCTACGGCGTGGCCCTCATCATCATCGAGCACGACCTGGATCTGGTCCGCTCGGTGTGCCCGACCCTCACGGTCCTCGACTTCGGCCGCGTCCTGGCGAGCGGCCCGCAGGCGGAGGTCCTCGCGAACCCCGACGTCGTCAAGGCGTACATGGGAGAGACGGAGCTGCTGAAATGA
- a CDS encoding helix-turn-helix domain-containing protein gives MNGALTTPAESVSTLVARNISEFRAAVSESFVPLQVSSAGADQFRGVIRGAAVDEVHVNDIRATSHVVERTTELIARGDRSYFKVSLMLAGTGLLIQDDREAVLQPGDLAVYDTDRPYSLVFDQDFRTMVVMFPKHLISLPADMIGQLTAVRISGQEGLGGMVVPYLTQLAGNLDELAGTTGARLAHSALDLVTTVFTRELGLDQASADPHRALMQRIRAHIDRNLASTDLGPASIAAAHFISTRHLHGLFQEQGVTVSTWIRTRRLEQCRRDLLDPMLADRPVAAIAARWGFVDAAHFSRAFKTAFGVSPSEYRATH, from the coding sequence ATGAACGGTGCCCTCACCACCCCCGCCGAATCGGTGTCGACCCTCGTCGCGCGCAACATCAGCGAGTTCCGCGCCGCCGTCTCCGAGTCGTTCGTCCCCCTGCAGGTGTCCTCCGCGGGCGCCGACCAGTTCCGCGGCGTGATCCGCGGTGCCGCCGTCGACGAGGTCCACGTCAACGACATCCGCGCGACCTCGCACGTCGTCGAGCGCACCACCGAGCTCATCGCCCGCGGCGACCGCTCGTACTTCAAGGTGAGCCTGATGCTCGCCGGGACCGGGCTGCTCATCCAGGACGACCGCGAGGCCGTGCTGCAGCCGGGCGACCTCGCCGTCTACGACACCGATCGGCCGTACTCCCTCGTCTTCGATCAGGACTTCCGCACCATGGTGGTCATGTTCCCGAAGCACCTCATCAGCCTGCCCGCGGACATGATCGGGCAGCTCACGGCCGTCCGCATCTCCGGGCAGGAGGGGCTGGGCGGCATGGTCGTGCCGTACCTGACGCAGCTCGCCGGGAACCTCGACGAGCTCGCCGGCACGACGGGGGCCCGGCTCGCGCACAGCGCCCTCGACCTCGTGACCACCGTGTTCACACGGGAGCTCGGTCTCGACCAGGCCTCCGCCGACCCGCACCGCGCCCTCATGCAGCGGATCCGTGCGCACATCGACCGCAACCTCGCCTCCACCGACCTCGGTCCGGCCTCCATCGCCGCCGCGCACTTCATCTCCACCCGCCACCTGCACGGTCTGTTCCAGGAGCAGGGGGTGACCGTGTCGACGTGGATCCGCACCCGCCGCCTTGAGCAGTGCCGCCGCGACCTCCTCGACCCGATGCTCGCCGACCGCCCCGTCGCCGCGATCGCCGCGCGCTGGGGCTTCGTCGACGCCGCGCATTTCAGCCGTGCGTTCAAGACCGCCTTCGGCGTCTCCCCCAGCGAGTACCGCGCCACCCACTGA
- a CDS encoding SDR family NAD(P)-dependent oxidoreductase, translating to MATVVGSSVSGRVVVITGGGTGIGAAVAERFAAEGAHVVVVGRRPEPLHEVERAVGAFPVVADAADTASAQAAIAEILARFGRIDVLVANAGGHGFSPVAETDDASWDAAIGANLTTAFVMAREALPALIEAKGQVVVVSSLAGLFAGPSVAGYTVGKHALIGLTRTLARDYGRHGVRVNAICPGWVQTPMADEEMDEFAAHAGLGSREEGYATVTADVPLRRPARPAEIASVVRFLGSGESSYITGAVIVADGGSHVVDVPTIAFDHAGM from the coding sequence ATGGCAACCGTGGTCGGATCGAGCGTCTCCGGACGCGTCGTCGTCATCACCGGAGGCGGCACGGGCATCGGCGCGGCGGTCGCGGAGCGGTTCGCCGCCGAAGGGGCGCACGTCGTCGTGGTGGGCCGCCGCCCCGAGCCGCTGCACGAGGTCGAGCGGGCCGTCGGGGCCTTCCCCGTCGTCGCGGACGCGGCGGACACCGCGTCGGCACAGGCCGCGATCGCCGAGATCCTCGCGCGGTTCGGCCGCATCGACGTCCTCGTCGCGAACGCCGGGGGACACGGGTTCTCCCCGGTCGCCGAGACCGACGACGCGAGCTGGGACGCCGCGATCGGTGCCAACCTCACCACCGCGTTCGTGATGGCGCGGGAGGCCTTGCCGGCGCTGATCGAGGCCAAGGGGCAGGTGGTGGTCGTCTCCTCGCTGGCCGGGCTCTTCGCGGGACCGTCGGTGGCCGGATACACGGTCGGCAAGCACGCCCTCATCGGCCTCACCCGGACGCTCGCGCGCGACTACGGGCGCCACGGCGTGCGCGTCAACGCGATCTGCCCCGGGTGGGTGCAGACGCCGATGGCCGACGAGGAGATGGACGAGTTCGCGGCGCACGCCGGTCTCGGCTCCCGCGAGGAGGGGTACGCGACGGTCACCGCCGACGTGCCGCTGCGCCGCCCGGCGCGGCCCGCCGAGATCGCCTCCGTCGTGCGGTTCCTCGGGTCGGGGGAGTCGTCGTACATCACCGGCGCCGTGATCGTGGCGGACGGCGGGTCCCACGTGGTCGACGTGCCGACCATCGCCTTCGACCACGCCGGAATGTAG
- a CDS encoding ABC transporter ATP-binding protein encodes MSALVLDGVTVSRGAGPVISDVSLRVAGGEVLALVGPNGAGKTSLIEAVSGVTPHSAGSILLDGEPIDRLSRVARARRGIVHIEQGRAVFPSLTVRENLSLTARTAGEIEAVLAQFPELEKRIDSPTALLSGGEQQMVVLARAFAAKPRVLLIDEMSLGLAPVVFLRLMPIVSSIAESGVAVLLVEQFTQLALGLAQEAVVVAGGRVSFQGAPQALQDDPALLHRAYLGG; translated from the coding sequence ATGAGCGCACTGGTGCTCGACGGCGTCACGGTGAGCCGCGGCGCCGGGCCTGTCATCTCGGACGTCTCGCTGCGGGTCGCCGGCGGCGAGGTCCTGGCCCTGGTCGGCCCCAACGGGGCGGGCAAGACGAGCCTGATCGAGGCCGTGTCCGGCGTGACGCCGCACTCGGCGGGGTCGATCCTGCTGGACGGGGAGCCGATCGACCGGCTCTCCCGCGTGGCGCGGGCCCGGCGCGGGATCGTGCACATCGAGCAGGGGCGGGCCGTGTTCCCGTCGTTGACCGTGCGCGAGAACCTCTCCCTCACGGCGCGCACCGCCGGGGAGATCGAGGCCGTGCTCGCGCAGTTCCCGGAGCTGGAGAAGCGCATCGACTCCCCCACGGCGCTGCTGTCGGGTGGGGAGCAGCAGATGGTGGTGCTGGCTCGGGCGTTCGCGGCGAAGCCCCGGGTGCTGCTCATCGACGAGATGTCCCTGGGTCTCGCGCCGGTGGTGTTCCTGCGCCTGATGCCGATCGTGTCGTCGATCGCGGAGTCCGGGGTCGCGGTGCTGCTGGTGGAGCAGTTCACGCAACTCGCACTCGGTCTCGCGCAGGAGGCGGTGGTCGTCGCCGGCGGCCGTGTGTCGTTCCAGGGTGCGCCGCAGGCCCTCCAAGACGATCCCGCCCTCCTCCACCGCGCCTACCTCGGGGGCTGA
- a CDS encoding HAD-IA family hydrolase — protein MTEILQARAALLDMDGTLVDSTAVVERLWLAWAEPHGIDPETVLRTVHGRQGHQSMAILLPERDHAINLRENEVMLATEASDVDGVIGIPGAEDLLAALQPFPHAVVTSANVALMTARMGQAGLTVPELAVTAENVSASKPDPEGFLLAARTLGIDPADCVVFEDSGAGIQAAHAAGMRVIGIGPHAGAHAPTVHVDDLTHVAVVPTDEGFELRID, from the coding sequence GTGACCGAGATCCTCCAGGCGCGCGCCGCCCTCCTCGACATGGACGGGACCCTCGTCGACTCGACCGCCGTCGTGGAGCGCCTCTGGCTCGCCTGGGCGGAGCCGCACGGGATCGACCCGGAGACCGTGCTCCGCACCGTCCACGGGCGCCAGGGGCACCAGAGCATGGCGATCCTGCTCCCCGAGCGCGACCACGCGATCAACCTCCGCGAGAACGAGGTCATGCTCGCGACCGAGGCCTCCGACGTGGACGGTGTGATCGGCATCCCGGGCGCCGAGGACCTGCTCGCCGCGCTGCAGCCGTTCCCGCACGCGGTGGTCACCTCGGCCAACGTCGCGCTCATGACCGCGCGGATGGGCCAGGCCGGGCTCACGGTCCCCGAGCTCGCCGTCACGGCGGAGAACGTCTCGGCCTCCAAGCCCGATCCGGAGGGCTTCCTCCTCGCCGCCCGCACCCTCGGCATCGACCCCGCGGACTGCGTCGTGTTCGAGGACTCCGGCGCCGGCATCCAGGCCGCCCACGCGGCGGGCATGCGCGTGATCGGAATCGGTCCGCACGCCGGCGCCCACGCCCCGACCGTGCACGTCGACGACCTCACGCACGTCGCCGTGGTCCCGACCGACGAGGGCTTCGAGCTCCGCATCGACTGA
- a CDS encoding ABC transporter substrate-binding protein, whose translation MNRRASGTAAVIAVAALALAGCAGGDGAGGDGAPIVVGSVNTISGPATFPEASQAAAAVFDAFNEDGGLDGRKIEYKMLDDKGDPATATASAREIVGSDEAVALVGSASLIECEINAKYYEQEGILSVPGIGVDTGCFDSENISPANVGPFNDMTLTLQYGSEVLGLDDICILLEIAGSTRPTYQAAIDTWTEITGKEPKYVDDTVPYGASDYTPYIVKARDQGCKALAINPVEPDAIGQVKAANAQGWDDVTWLYLTSVYSENFADAIDDAGAGIYVPAEFYPFTDDSDINADWRALMEENDIPLTSFSQGGYLAATYFIEVLKSIDGDITRESVSEALKGMDPIENPMVGTPYAFGTQNTAGWPIILKSGTNAWEKVADDWLRIGE comes from the coding sequence ATGAACAGACGAGCATCCGGCACCGCGGCGGTCATCGCCGTGGCCGCCCTCGCTCTCGCCGGCTGCGCCGGTGGCGACGGAGCCGGGGGCGACGGCGCCCCCATCGTCGTCGGCTCCGTGAACACGATCAGCGGCCCGGCGACGTTCCCGGAAGCGTCGCAGGCGGCCGCCGCCGTCTTCGACGCGTTCAACGAGGATGGCGGCCTGGACGGCCGGAAGATCGAGTACAAGATGCTCGACGACAAGGGCGACCCCGCCACGGCCACCGCCTCGGCGCGGGAGATCGTTGGCAGCGACGAAGCCGTCGCACTCGTGGGCTCCGCGAGCCTCATCGAGTGCGAGATCAACGCGAAGTACTACGAGCAGGAGGGCATCCTCTCGGTGCCCGGCATCGGCGTCGACACGGGCTGCTTCGACAGCGAGAACATCTCGCCGGCGAACGTCGGCCCGTTCAACGACATGACCCTCACGCTGCAGTACGGCTCCGAGGTGCTCGGACTCGACGACATCTGCATCCTGCTGGAGATCGCCGGCTCGACCCGTCCGACCTACCAGGCCGCGATCGACACCTGGACCGAGATCACGGGCAAGGAGCCGAAGTACGTCGACGACACCGTGCCGTACGGCGCCTCCGACTACACGCCCTACATCGTCAAGGCGCGCGACCAGGGCTGCAAGGCCCTCGCGATCAACCCCGTCGAGCCCGACGCGATCGGACAGGTCAAGGCCGCGAACGCACAGGGCTGGGACGACGTGACCTGGCTCTACCTCACGAGCGTCTACAGCGAGAACTTCGCCGACGCGATCGACGACGCGGGCGCCGGCATCTACGTCCCCGCCGAGTTCTACCCGTTCACGGACGACAGCGACATCAACGCGGACTGGCGGGCGCTGATGGAGGAGAACGACATCCCGCTCACCTCGTTCAGCCAGGGCGGCTACCTCGCGGCGACGTACTTCATCGAGGTGCTGAAGAGCATCGACGGCGACATCACCCGGGAGAGCGTCTCCGAGGCGCTGAAGGGCATGGACCCGATCGAGAACCCGATGGTGGGCACGCCCTACGCCTTCGGCACTCAGAACACCGCGGGCTGGCCGATCATCCTGAAGTCGGGCACGAACGCCTGGGAGAAGGTCGCCGACGACTGGCTCCGGATCGGCGAATAG
- a CDS encoding aldo/keto reductase, which produces MHYRTLGRTGIRVSPFALGAMMLGTDGRIGNGDEQDSIRIVHRALDAGINIIDTADRYSQGGSEELLGKALVGRRDDVVLATKFNGPMGDDPNRRGNSRRWIMRAVEDSLRRLRTDHIDLYQAHRPDDSVDLEETLSALTDLVRSGKVRAIGSSDFPASMQVEAQWTSERRGLERFRTEQPTYSILNRGIEREVLPVAQRYGLGTLVWSPLAGGMLTGRFRKGQQTDLARATMFRHNQDERRIDAVEQIVALSEESGIRMTHLAMAFAIAHPGVTSALIGPRSMEQLDDLLEGVDVALSDELLDRIDEIVPPGSDVGRLDQQYNPPAVLEPVLRRRPAADRSAA; this is translated from the coding sequence ATGCACTACCGCACCCTCGGCCGCACCGGCATCCGGGTCAGCCCCTTCGCGCTCGGCGCGATGATGCTCGGCACCGACGGCCGCATCGGCAACGGCGACGAACAGGACTCGATCCGGATCGTCCACCGGGCCCTCGACGCGGGCATCAACATCATCGACACCGCCGATCGGTACTCGCAGGGCGGGTCCGAGGAGCTCCTCGGCAAAGCGCTCGTCGGGCGCCGCGACGACGTCGTGCTCGCCACGAAGTTCAACGGGCCGATGGGAGACGACCCCAACCGCCGGGGCAACTCCCGCCGCTGGATCATGCGCGCCGTCGAGGACTCGCTCCGTCGGCTCCGCACCGACCACATCGATCTCTACCAGGCGCACCGTCCCGATGACAGCGTCGACCTCGAGGAGACGCTCTCCGCCCTGACCGACCTCGTCCGCAGCGGCAAGGTCCGCGCGATCGGCAGCTCCGACTTCCCGGCCTCGATGCAGGTCGAGGCGCAGTGGACGTCCGAGCGCCGCGGGCTCGAGCGCTTCCGGACGGAGCAGCCGACGTATTCGATCCTCAACCGCGGCATCGAACGCGAGGTCCTCCCGGTCGCGCAGCGCTACGGCCTGGGGACGCTGGTCTGGAGCCCGCTCGCCGGCGGCATGCTGACCGGGCGGTTCCGGAAGGGACAGCAGACCGATCTCGCCAGGGCGACCATGTTCCGACACAACCAGGACGAGCGCCGGATCGACGCGGTGGAGCAGATCGTCGCCCTGTCCGAGGAGAGCGGCATCCGGATGACGCACCTCGCGATGGCCTTCGCGATCGCGCATCCCGGCGTGACCAGCGCGCTGATCGGGCCGCGGTCGATGGAGCAGCTCGACGACCTGCTGGAGGGCGTCGACGTGGCGCTGAGCGACGAGCTGCTCGACCGCATCGACGAGATCGTCCCGCCGGGCTCCGATGTCGGTCGTCTCGATCAGCAGTACAACCCGCCCGCGGTGCTCGAGCCGGTGCTCCGCCGGCGTCCGGCCGCCGACCGCTCCGCCGCCTAG
- a CDS encoding TetR/AcrR family transcriptional regulator, which yields MRADARRNTDALIDAAREVFATDGVDAPARAIADRAGVGVGTLYRRFPQRSDLVVAVFRTAVDATEQAAAELAAAHAPDEALALWLQRFTQFIATKRGLAAALHSGDPAFEALPAYFTAHLGGALDGLLRAAEAAGTIRADVDATQLLYAAANLCQSAGSEEQSLTLVGLLVDGLRYRATAAARP from the coding sequence ATGCGCGCCGACGCCCGCCGCAACACCGACGCCCTCATCGACGCCGCGCGCGAGGTCTTCGCCACCGACGGGGTCGATGCACCCGCGAGAGCGATCGCGGACCGCGCCGGCGTCGGGGTGGGCACGTTGTACCGACGATTCCCGCAGCGCTCGGATCTGGTGGTGGCCGTCTTCCGCACCGCCGTGGATGCCACGGAGCAGGCGGCCGCCGAGCTCGCCGCCGCGCACGCGCCCGACGAGGCGCTCGCCCTCTGGCTGCAGCGGTTCACGCAGTTCATCGCGACCAAGCGGGGGCTCGCCGCTGCCCTGCACTCCGGCGACCCCGCCTTCGAGGCACTGCCGGCGTACTTCACGGCTCATCTCGGGGGCGCCCTCGACGGCCTGCTGCGCGCCGCCGAAGCGGCCGGGACCATCCGCGCCGACGTCGACGCCACGCAGCTGCTCTACGCCGCGGCGAACCTCTGCCAGTCCGCAGGGTCGGAGGAGCAGAGCCTGACCCTGGTCGGACTGCTCGTGGACGGACTCCGCTACCGCGCGACGGCCGCCGCCCGCCCCTAA